Proteins encoded in a region of the Raphanus sativus cultivar WK10039 chromosome 8, ASM80110v3, whole genome shotgun sequence genome:
- the LOC108820978 gene encoding protein NUCLEOLAR FACTOR 1: MAPTKSNVLSKRHKPHEKFDKKRDTKKAKLAEKAVPTEEDLDSSEEEDTIEEEPEAVVYRKPTTYDNLLASLGSSNKAVADMNKRRQREEEGKSDTEGEEDEEEDDDSGSEDQISTDEENDEIQGDDQESLGGLTDNTEKENDDNHSKEEDSDDYETDEELDLNTNGQPLVDASSSTSAFSEHLSHTLSSEQVKTLPEGKWKFKWEAPAIDMPNCKWKGTRQNFFDGVQSDAPYDLKPKLFKHWLQLYQKSGGKDFDSSKRRRFFSICNSYLDILHSNKRPFYNKGREEDSSAMDAYLMHSLNHIFKTRDLVKKNESKIAKHRETSEQEILSDDGFLDQGFTRPKVLILLPMRSIAFRVVKRLIQLTPEAQRVKVEHLDRFNAEFGCEDESDDDDEKTSKNGKSTAHKSSKPSDWQALFGEKNSDDEFMLGIKHTRKSIRLYGDFYSSDMIIASPLKLHMAIGQAEENKERDVDYLSSIEVLVIDHADIISMQNWSFLTTVVDHINRLPSKQHGTNVMRIRPLYLDGQARFYRQSIILSSYLTPEMNGLFNRQCLNYKGKVKLACEYKGVLEKVLLPVRQIYERFDADSMTQADDARLEYFTKKIFPKIKDSFQGGVMIFIPSYFDFVRLRNYLKSQNASFCLLGDYTKNADISRAREWFFAGSRKIMLYTERAYFYRRYKIRGIKNLIFYSLPERKEFYPEIVNMLDEGSYDMMSTALFSRFDLLKMERIVGTASAKRMISSDKSIFAFC, from the exons ATGGCTCCAACAAAGTCCAACGTACTGTCGAAGAGGCACAAACCACATGAGAAATTCGATAAGAAACGAGATACGAAGAAGGCTAAACTTGCTGAGAAGGCGGTTCCAACAGAGGAGGATCTAG ATTCgtctgaagaagaagacactATTGAGGAAGAACCAGAAGCAGTGGTTTACAGAAAACCGACAACGTACGATAATTTGCTGGCGTCTCTCGGTTCGTCTAACAAAGCTGTTGCTGATATGAACAAAAGAAG GCAGAGAGAGGAGGAAGGCAAAAGTGACACAGAAGGAGAGGAagatgaggaagaggatgaTGACAGTGGGTCTGAGGATCAAATCTCTACAGACGAAGAGAATGATGAGATTCAAG GAGACGATCAGGAAAGTCTCGGAGGTCTTACTGACAACACAGAGAAGGAGAACGATGATAATCATAGCAAGGAAGAAGATTCTGACGATTATGAAACTGATGAGGAGCTTGATTTGAATACCAATGGCCAACCTTTAGTAGATGCTTCTTCATCTACTag TGCATTTAGTGAGCACCTTAGTCACACATTATCAAGTGAACAAGTGAAAACCTTACCCGAAGGCAAGTGGAAATTTAAATGGGAAGCACCGGCCATTGACATGCCAAATTGCAAGTGGAAAGGAACTAGACAAAATTTCTTCGAT GGTGTTCAGAGTGATGCACCTTATGACCTCAAGCCGAAGTTATTCAAGCACTGGCTTCAACTATACCAGAAATCTGGTGGAAAAGATTTTGACTCATCTAAAAGAAGAAGATTCTTCTCCATCT GCAACAGCTACCTGGATATTTTGCATTCTAACAAGAGACCCTTTTACAATAAAGGCCGTGAAGAAGACTCAAGTGCCATGGACGCTTATCTTATGCATTCT TTGAATCACATTTTTAAAACGAGAGATCTTGTGAAGAAGAATGAGAGTAAAATTGCAAAGCATCGAGAGACGTCTGAACAAGAAATTCTTTCTGATGATGGATTTCTTGACCAAGGATTTACTCGTCCAAAG GTTTTGATTCTACTACCGATGAGGAGTATTGCCTTTCGCGTTGTCAAGAGACTCATACAACTAACTCCAGAGGCTCAAAGG GTTAAGGTAGAACATCTTGACCGGTTTAATGCCGAGTTCGGATGTGAAGACGAATCCGATGACGATGATGAGAAGACATCCAAAAATGGGAAATCGACAGCCCACAAGTCTTCAAAACCTTCTGATTGGCAAGCCCTTTTTGGTGAGAAGAACAGTGATGATGAGTTTATGCTAGGCATTAAGCATACTAG AAAGAGCATTAGGCTGTATGGTGATTTCTATTCCTCGGACATGATTATTGCTTCCCCTCTCAAGTTACATATG GCCATTGGTCAAGCAGAAGAAAACAAGGAAAGGGATGTCGATTATCTCTCCTCCATTGAG GTTTTGGTTATCGATCATGCAGACATAATATCTATGCAG AATTGGTCGTTCCTTACTACAGTCGTCGACCACATAAATAGATTGCCATCAAAGCAGCATGGTACCAATGTCATGCGGATCCGGCCGTT GTATTTGGATGGACAGGCACGGTTCTACCGACAGTCAATAATTCTAAGTTCCTATTTAACCCCAG AGATGAATGGTCTATTCAATCGCCAATGCTTGAACTATAAAGGAAAG GTGAAGCTGGCGTGTGAATACAAAGGTGTTCTCGAGAAAGTGTTGCTCCCTGTCCGTCAG ATTTATGAAAGATTTGATGCAGACTCCATGACCCAAGCAGACGATGCACGTCTtgaatattttaccaaaaag ataTTCCCGAAGATCAAAGATTCTTTTCAG GGAGGAGTAATGATCTTTATCCCTTCTTACTTCGATTTCGTAAGGCTCAGAAACTATCTGAAGTCGCAGAATGCCTCTTTCTGTCTTCTTGGAGA CTACACAAAGAATGCAGACATATCCCGTGCACGAGAATGGTTTTTCGCAGGGAGCCGGAAGATCATGCTTTACACTGAGAGGGCATACTTCTATCGGAGATACAAG ATCCGTGGCATAAAGAACTTGATATTCTACTCTCTTCCGGAGCGGAAGGAGTTTTACCCTGAG
- the LOC130498383 gene encoding inorganic pyrophosphatase 2-like, translating into MADKNNIVIVFDFDKTIIDVDSDNWVVDELGFTELFEQLLPTMPWNSLMDRMMKELHDHGKTIEEIKQVLRRIPIHPRVIPAIKSAHALGCELRIVSDANTFFIETIVEHLGISEYFSEINTNPGHVDEQGRLRISPYHDFTKSSHGCSRCPPNMCKSLIIERIQTSFTKEGKKMKMVYLGDGAGDYCPSLRLKGEDYMMPRKNFPVWDLISQNPTLVKATVRDWTDGEAMERILMGIINEIISSEEEEEEKEKVLMSSDHRKISVGIVHEPLLPLSLPVPLHLVK; encoded by the exons ATGGCTGACAAGAACAACATTGTCATCGTATTCGATTTCGACAAGACGATCATCGACGTGGATAGTGATAACTGGGTCGTCGATGAGCTTGGCTTCACCGAGTTGTTCGAACAGCTTCTCCCCACAATGCCTTGGAACTCTCTCATG GATCGTATGATGAAAGAGCTTCATGATCACGGTAAAACCATTGAAGAAATCAAACAAGTCTTGAGAAGGATCCCTATTCATCCTCGTGTCATCCCTGCCATTAAGTCCGCTCATGCCTTAGg GTGCGAGCTGAGAATAGTGAGTGATGCCAACACGTTCTTCATCGAAACGATCGTTGAACATCTCGGGATTAGTGAGTATTTCTCAGAGATTAACACAAACCCTGGACATGTAGATGAACAAGGAAGGTTAAGAATCTCTCCTTACCATGACTTCACCAAATCTTCACATGGTTGCTCTCGTTGCCCTCCTAACATGTGCAAG AGTTTAATAATTGAGAGGATTCAAACTTCTTTTACTAAAGAaggaaagaagatgaagatggtaTATCTAGGAGATGGTGCTGGTGATTACTGTCCGAGTCTTCGACTCAAAGGTGAAGATTACATGATGCCAAGGAAGAATTTCCCGGTTTGGGATTTGATTAGTCAAAATCCCACCTTGGTTAAGGCTACGGTTAGAGATTGGACCGATGGTGAAGCTATGGAGAGGATATTAATGGGAATTATCAACGAGATTATATCAtcggaagaagaggaggaggagaaagagAAGGTGTTGATGAGCTCTGATCATCGCAAGATATCTGTTGGGATTGTTCATGAACCTTTGTTGCCTCTTTCTCTTCCGGTTCCTCTACATCTAGTCAAGTGA